The Sphaerospermopsis torques-reginae ITEP-024 genome has a window encoding:
- a CDS encoding ferredoxin-thioredoxin reductase catalytic domain-containing protein, whose amino-acid sequence MINSEPSTKASDKSLEAMRYFSEQYAKRTGTFFCSESSVTAVVIEGLAKHKDDLGAPLCPCRHYEDKEAEVNAAYWNCPCVPMRERKECHCMLFLTPENDFACTSQEISMETIKEVRDSMG is encoded by the coding sequence ATGATCAATTCAGAACCTAGCACAAAAGCCAGTGATAAAAGCCTAGAGGCAATGCGTTATTTTTCCGAACAATACGCCAAACGGACTGGAACTTTCTTCTGTTCTGAATCTTCCGTGACAGCAGTTGTTATCGAAGGTTTAGCCAAACATAAAGACGACCTCGGTGCGCCTTTGTGTCCTTGTCGTCACTATGAAGATAAAGAAGCGGAAGTTAACGCAGCCTATTGGAACTGCCCCTGCGTACCCATGCGAGAACGCAAAGAATGTCACTGTATGCTGTTCCTGACCCCAGAAAATGATTTTGCTTGTACCAGTCAAGAAATCTCTATGGAAACGATCAAAGAAGTGCGGGATAGTATGGGTTAA
- a CDS encoding DUF309 domain-containing protein gives MSENLPQEFWQGVEQFNSGQFYACHDTLEALWIEATEPEKTLYQGILQIAVALYHLGNGNIRGAMILLGEGTNRLRRYSDYDCGINVEKLLLESVEFLKAIQQVDIEKIAGGDVGENIALPLPQISMIKE, from the coding sequence ATGAGCGAAAACCTGCCCCAAGAGTTTTGGCAAGGAGTAGAACAGTTCAACTCTGGACAGTTCTACGCTTGTCATGACACCCTAGAAGCTTTGTGGATTGAAGCAACAGAGCCAGAAAAAACTTTGTATCAAGGTATTCTGCAAATTGCTGTAGCTTTATATCACCTGGGTAATGGCAACATAAGAGGAGCAATGATCTTATTAGGAGAAGGTACTAATCGTCTCCGTCGTTACTCAGACTATGATTGCGGTATCAACGTGGAAAAATTATTACTTGAGAGTGTGGAGTTTTTAAAGGCAATTCAACAGGTTGATATAGAAAAAATCGCTGGTGGTGATGTGGGTGAAAATATAGCCTTGCCTTTACCCCAAATTTCTATGATCAAAGAATAG
- a CDS encoding LptA/OstA family protein — MITPYHLLKSQMHRLGLAVMLPVALLGTVTLTNQLPTATAQSAGGNRPLTIRSDVQEYDAKAQVITARGNVQMLYPARQIQATAAQAQYFSKERRIDFSGNVYILQQGNNSIRAERVTYLIDEGRFIALPQSNRQVESVYMVDDGDVSGQTAKPAPKTPPLKRSN; from the coding sequence ATGATAACTCCCTATCACTTGCTAAAATCACAGATGCACCGTTTAGGATTAGCTGTAATGCTGCCTGTAGCCCTCTTGGGTACAGTTACCCTTACTAACCAACTTCCCACTGCTACAGCCCAATCTGCTGGGGGAAACCGCCCCCTGACTATTCGCTCGGATGTCCAAGAATATGATGCTAAAGCTCAAGTCATCACTGCTCGCGGTAACGTGCAGATGTTGTATCCTGCACGTCAAATACAAGCCACAGCCGCCCAAGCACAATACTTTAGCAAAGAACGGCGCATTGATTTCAGTGGCAACGTCTATATTTTGCAACAAGGTAATAACAGTATTAGGGCAGAAAGAGTCACTTATTTAATTGACGAAGGTCGATTTATCGCCTTACCTCAGTCCAATCGTCAGGTAGAATCTGTTTACATGGTGGATGATGGTGATGTGAGTGGACAAACCGCTAAACCAGCGCCTAAAACACCACCTCTCAAGCGTTCTAATTAG
- the lptB gene encoding LPS export ABC transporter ATP-binding protein, translating into MKIVLENIHKSYGKRVIVNRVNLSVAQGEIVGLLGPNGAGKTTTFYIATGLEKPNQGRVWLDNLEITGMPMHKRARLGIGYLAQEASVFRQLSVIDNILLVLEQTNVPRREWSRRLGDLLTEFRLEKVANSKGIQLSGGERRRTELARSLAAGREGPKFLLLDEPFAGVDPIAVSEIQQIVAQLRDRGMGILITDHNVRETLAITDRAYIMREGQILAFGIADELYNNPLVRQYYLGDNFNV; encoded by the coding sequence GTGAAAATTGTTTTAGAAAATATTCATAAATCTTATGGCAAGCGAGTCATTGTCAATCGCGTTAATCTTTCTGTAGCCCAAGGTGAAATTGTTGGTTTACTTGGACCCAATGGTGCTGGTAAAACCACAACATTTTATATTGCCACAGGTTTAGAAAAACCTAATCAGGGTAGGGTGTGGTTAGATAATTTAGAGATTACGGGAATGCCAATGCACAAACGAGCTAGATTGGGTATTGGCTATTTGGCACAGGAAGCTAGTGTATTTCGTCAACTGTCTGTTATAGATAATATTCTCTTGGTTTTAGAACAAACTAATGTGCCACGTAGGGAATGGTCAAGACGGTTGGGTGATTTATTAACAGAGTTTCGCTTAGAAAAAGTTGCCAATAGTAAAGGTATTCAACTTTCTGGAGGTGAACGACGACGCACAGAGTTAGCCAGGTCTTTAGCAGCAGGTAGAGAAGGTCCGAAATTTTTATTGTTGGATGAACCCTTTGCCGGAGTTGATCCTATAGCAGTTTCAGAAATTCAGCAAATTGTAGCACAACTGCGCGATCGCGGTATGGGTATTTTAATCACCGATCACAATGTCCGCGAAACCCTCGCTATTACTGATCGTGCCTACATTATGCGCGAAGGGCAAATTCTCGCTTTTGGCATTGCTGATGAACTTTATAATAATCCCCTTGTTCGACAATATTATTTAGGTGATAATTTTAATGTTTAA